One Prunus dulcis chromosome 8, ALMONDv2, whole genome shotgun sequence DNA window includes the following coding sequences:
- the LOC117638029 gene encoding pathogenesis-related protein 1-like produces MALCKIISLSLVCILSSALLQSTHAQDTPQDYLLAHNNARAAVNVGPLSWDDDVAAYAQDYANQHIGDCVLVHSDGPYGENLAGSTGDLSGTSAVNLWVAEEADYDYDSNSCADGKVCGHYTQVVWSNSARLGCAKVTCNSGGTFIGCNYDPPGNVVGQKPY; encoded by the coding sequence ATGGCGTTGTGCAAGATTATTTCACTATCCCTCGTTTGCATTTTAAGCTCAGCCCTTCTCCAATCCACTCATGCCCAAGACACACCGCAAGACTACCTCCTTGCCCACAACAACGCTCGAGCGGCAGTTAATGTCGGGCCGTTGTCATGGGATGATGATGTAGCAGCCTATGCACAAGACTATGCCAATCAACACATTGGCGACTGCGTTCTTGTGCACTCTGATGGACCCTACGGCGAAAACCTTGCTGGGAGCACCGGTGACTTGTCGGGCACGTCTGCCGTGAACCTGTGGGTGGCGGAGGAGGCCGACTACGACTACGACTCTAACTCATGTGCCGACGGCAAGGTGTGTGGGCATTATACGCAGGTCGTTTGGAGCAACTCAGCTCGTCTGGGGTGTGCAAAGGTGACGTGCAACAGTGGAGGTACCTTCATCGGGTGCAACTATGATCCACCAGGCAACGTTGTTGGGCAGAAGCCTTACTAA